In the genome of Nyctibius grandis isolate bNycGra1 chromosome 18, bNycGra1.pri, whole genome shotgun sequence, one region contains:
- the RAD51D gene encoding DNA repair protein RAD51 homolog 4, translated as MVVLRAGLCPGLAEEMIQLLRANGIRTVVDFVSSDLEDVAQKCSLSYKALVAVRRVLLAQFSAFPANGADLYEELKSSTAILPTGSPSLDQLLDSGLYTGEVTELMGVPGSGKTQVCLGIAASVSLGLKQHVLFLDSTGGFTATRLYQMLRAQAEDEEEQLEALQRIQVVRVFDIYEMLSALQELRDRLSQQVMSSMGPLKIVVIDSVSAVIYPLLGGKQSEGLAIMMQLAKELKTLAREFSLAIVVTNQVTRDSSTGPLKPALGRSWSFVPSTRVLLESKEATWEKATMQRVASLAKSPRQLTGIQVELDIGNGDVQELSPVTPTQGL; from the exons ATGGTGGTCCTGCGGGCcgggctctgccctggcctGGCCGAGGAGATGATCCAGCTTCTCAGGGCGAACGGCATCAGGACGG TGGTGGACTTTGTGTCCTCAGACCTGGAGGACGTTGCTCAGAAGTGTTCACTGTCTTACAAG GCGCTGGTTGCAGTGAGACGTGTGCTTCTGGCCCAgttctctgccttccctgccaaCGGAGCAGACCTCTATGAGGAGCTCAAGAGCTCCACAGCCATCCTGCCCACAGGGAGCCCAAG CCTGGACCAGCTGCTGGACTCCGGGCTGTACACGGGGGAAGTGACGGAGCTCATGGGAGTGCCAGGCAGTGGGAAGACGCAG GTGTGCCTGGGCATCGCAGCCAGTGTGTCTCTTGGCCTTAAGCAGCATGTCCTGTTTCTCGACTCCACGGGGGGATTCACTGCCACCCGTCTCTACCAGATGCTTCGAGCCCAGgcagaggatgaggaagaacAG ctggaggctcTGCAGCGGATCCAGGTGGTCCGTGTGTTCGACATCTATGAAATGCTGAGCGCCTTGCAGGAGCTGCGCGATCGGCTCTCCCAGCAG GTCATGAGCTCCATGGGACCTCTCAAGATTGTGGTGATTGACTCGGTCTCGGCTGTGATCTACCCACTGCTGGGCGGCAAGCAGTCAGAGG GTTTGGCCATCATGATGCAGCTAGCTAAGGAGCTGAAGACACTGGCCAGGGAGTTCAGCCTCGCCATTGTG GTGACCAACCAGGTGACAAGAGACAGCAGCACCGGCCCACTGAAGCCAGCCCTCGGCCGCTCCTGGAGTTTTGTGCCCAGCACACgggtgctgctggagagcaAAGAAGCCACCTGGGAGAAAGCCACCATGCAGCGTGTCGCTTCCTTGGCAAAGTCACCCCGGCAG CTGACAGGGATACAGGTGGAGCTGGATATTGGAAATGGTGATGTGCAGGAGCTGAGCCCGGTGACACCCACACAGGGGCTCTGA